A region of Lycium barbarum isolate Lr01 chromosome 3, ASM1917538v2, whole genome shotgun sequence DNA encodes the following proteins:
- the LOC132631553 gene encoding uncharacterized protein LOC132631553 → MRRSVDLVRASETESVELASHRLRDVAAHWYESWELARGRGASPATWDEFEAAFLSHFLPPELRRARVDRFLQIRQRGRSVREYNLEFDSLARYAPAIVAEMADRMHRYVIGLDRYLVESCMSMASRTDMDIARLQAYAQGMEDRYRADQSTRDCDRRPPKRARFAGYSGDSRGGQPQQRQSGRQLPPPGQSTQSGGRRFDSAGPSGAGQGSRAAGPQVSRGPSQPRPPRPRCSHCGKSHPGECYRATGACFTCGGQGHFMRDCPLASGSGSVAQPTGSAAGSSSAPSVARPAGRGVPTSAGRGRGRGGVAGSSGPSNRIYALASRQDQEASPNVVTGTDIGDPPL, encoded by the exons atgcgacgctcagtagatttggtcagggcttcagagaccgagtctgttgagctggcttcgcacaggctacgggatgttgctgctcactggtacgagtcttgggagctagcTAGAGGCCGGGGTGCTTCCCCAgccacttgggacgagtttgaggctgcttttctcagccactttttgcctccagagttgCGGAGGGCGAGAGTGGACAGGTTTTTGCAGATTCGACAGAGGGgccggagtgttcgtgagtataacctggagtttgattcactggcccGATATGCTCCGGCTATAGTGGCAgagatggctgaccggatgcaccgatatgtgatcgGGCTGGACCGTTACTTAGTTGAGTCCTGTATGTCGATGGCATCACGgacagatatggatatcgccAGATTACAGGCGTATGCTCAGGGGATGGAGGACAGGTACCGAGCAGATCAGTCCACTAGAGATtgtgacaggaggccgcccaagagggctaggttcgcaggttattccggggattctcgaggcggacagcctcagcagcggcagtcaggcagacagctacctccacCCGGccagagtactcagtcaggcggtcggagatttgatagtgcgggaccgtctggggccggtcagggctccagagcggcaggtccACAGGTgtccagaggccccagccagcccagaccacctaggccccgttgttctcattgcgggaagtctcatccaggagagtgttatcgagctacaggAGCTTGTTTTAcgtgcggcggtcagggccattttatgagagattgtccgttggccagcggttccggtagtgtggctcagccgacagggtcagccgccggttcatcatctgctccatctgttgcacgccctgcagggcgaggtgtgCCGACatcggcgggacgcggtcgaggccgcggtggcgttgcaggttctagcggtccttcgaaccgcatatatgctttggccagccgccaggatcaggaggcttcgccaaacgtcgtcacag gtacagacattggtgatcccccATTGTAG